TGCTTCATTGCTCCAAGATAGTTCCCTATTGTTAATGTTCCACTCGGTTGAATACCCGAAAAAATAACGCTCATTGTGTGTTGCTCCTCTCAATTTCTATAAAAGCATACAAAAAGGCCCATTCATCCCTTAATGCTAGGGACGAATGGACCGTGGTGCCACCCTGCTTATCCAGTAAGTCTGGATCACTTATGGTAGTAAATACCGCTAGTGATAACGTGAATGCTCACGCCAATGCCTACTAAAGTCTTCAGCAAAGGGGCTCAGAAGTCCATTCCAAAAAGTGTGATACCTATTTCCACCAACCATAGGCTCTCTATAAATCACATCATTTTGTACTACTCTTCATCTTAGCCGTTCTGTATCCTTCTTCTTTAACTAGTATAGCGCAATTAAATCATCGCATGCAACAAGTTAGCTACTTACAAGAACGATGGAAATGATAATAGTGAGTATGGCACAAAATCCGCCTGCCATTAAGAGTGGATAAGTGATTGGGTTATCATAATCAAGCCTGTAATGGATTTCGGAAGTATCCTCCTCAATCATTTGTCGCTTAGCCGTATTTCTAAAATATCGTTTAAATGAATAAACAATCCCGTCAAAAAACCCCGTTTGAACAACGTGAAGAGCAGCACCAATAAGTACCATAGCAAGTGCAATCATAAAGAGTATATCTGATATGGATTGGATGCCAAGGCCTCCGTCAGAAGTAAATGAGATGATCATTGACGCGGTAACTGCAAGCACAATTAAGATACCTGATTTTAAAGTAAGTGATTTCATAGTAGCCCCCATTTTCTTTCTACTATCAAGTATAAAAAAATTAATAGTCAAGAACAATATAAACAAGGTAGAAATGTGTAACGGATTAACACATCGTTTACATTTCAGAATATTTCGCGATATGAATACAGTATACACCAAAGTATACTATATACTTTTAGGTAAGGGGGGCTAAGTAGATTTTCATACATTTCACTGTAAAATATCAAATGTTACCCAGAAACCAGAGAATTTATACCAGGACTAAAGAACTATTTTTTGTTATGCAAACGTAATTGTGGCGCGGTTTTTGTAAATGAGTGTAAAAATAACGTATGCAAAATAATTAGAAAACTTGTATAATACGAGTTGTGGGCGAAACGAATCAGATTATTCTCACGTAAATAGTTAGATAATTTGATGAATTCCGTCATGCGGATCACTAGCTTTTATAGCTACATATTTTAAGGGAGGTCACACAGCATGAAGAAATCAAGATGGACTCTTGTCCTATCTCTTGTGCTTGTATTGAGCGTATTCCTGTCGGCTTGCGGCGGCGGCTCAAACAACGGGGGGAACAGTGGTGGAGAAGGCGACGGAGAAGGCGGTTCTGCTGAACAAGTACTTAACTTAGTAGAAACAGCTGAAATTCCTTCAATGGATACTACACAAGCTACTGATAACACATCTTTTAAAGCAATGAACCAGGTTTTCGAAGGACTTTATCGTCTTGACGAAAATAACGAGCCTACACTTGGTATGGCTGCTGAAGAACCAAAAGAAGAAGAAAAAGACGGTGAAACTGTTTACACATTTACAATTCGTGACGACGCTAAATGGTCTGACGGATCTGATGTTGTAGCAGACGACTTCATCTATGCATGGCATAAAGCGCTAAACCCAGATACAATTTCTCCTTACGCTTCTATGTTTGGTACTGCTGGAATCAAAAACGGTAATGCAATCATTACTGAAGGCGATCCACTTTACGGTAAAGTAGAAGAACTTGGAGCTAAAGCAGTAGATGAGAAAACACTAGAAATTACTGTTGAAAACCAAGTGCCTTATTTTAAAGCACTACTTACTTTTGCGACATTCTATCCACAGCCTAAAGCATTTGCTGAAGAGCAGGGTGAAAAGTTCGCACTAGAATCTGATACAATGCTTTACAACGGACCATTCGTATTTGCTGAGTGGAACCACGGTGAAGGCTGGACTTATGAAAAGAATGCTGAATATTGGGATGCTGAAACTGTAAGTCTTGAAAAGATCACGACTAAAGTAGTGCAAGATACAGCAACTACTGTAAACCTTTATGAAACTGGTAAAATTGATCGCGCTGGTCTTTCTGCAGATTTCGTAGATCAATTCAAAGATAATGAAGAGTTTTCTACACTAGTAGATCCAACAATGTACTTTATGCGTATGAACCAAGAAAATGAAGCACTAGCTAACAAAGATATTCGTAAAGCATTGTACCTTGCATATGACCGTGAAGGACTTGTAAATGTTCTTCTTAACAACGGATCAATTGCTGCAAAGTATTTCGTACCTAAAGACTTTGTAAAAGGTCCTGAAGGTGATGACTTCCG
The sequence above is drawn from the Pseudalkalibacillus hwajinpoensis genome and encodes:
- a CDS encoding peptide ABC transporter substrate-binding protein; translated protein: MKKSRWTLVLSLVLVLSVFLSACGGGSNNGGNSGGEGDGEGGSAEQVLNLVETAEIPSMDTTQATDNTSFKAMNQVFEGLYRLDENNEPTLGMAAEEPKEEEKDGETVYTFTIRDDAKWSDGSDVVADDFIYAWHKALNPDTISPYASMFGTAGIKNGNAIITEGDPLYGKVEELGAKAVDEKTLEITVENQVPYFKALLTFATFYPQPKAFAEEQGEKFALESDTMLYNGPFVFAEWNHGEGWTYEKNAEYWDAETVSLEKITTKVVQDTATTVNLYETGKIDRAGLSADFVDQFKDNEEFSTLVDPTMYFMRMNQENEALANKDIRKALYLAYDREGLVNVLLNNGSIAAKYFVPKDFVKGPEGDDFREFAPDGFYADQGEEEAKEAWEAGLEALGTDSVELEFLTTDNELAAKIAEYAKDQFETKLDGLTLTINKQPWKQFLELEDSGDFDISTGGWGPDYPDPMTFLYMFETDGAYNRMGYSSEKYDELVSGAKKETDEAKRWKMMQDAEKVLMEEDIAIIPTYQKGNAILQKDYVKNFYVHSFGADSSYKWVKIEK
- a CDS encoding DUF3899 domain-containing protein — translated: MKSLTLKSGILIVLAVTASMIISFTSDGGLGIQSISDILFMIALAMVLIGAALHVVQTGFFDGIVYSFKRYFRNTAKRQMIEEDTSEIHYRLDYDNPITYPLLMAGGFCAILTIIISIVLVSS